The Heterodontus francisci isolate sHetFra1 chromosome 35, sHetFra1.hap1, whole genome shotgun sequence sequence AAAATGGAAGAGACTTCTTTTTCAGTCAGGATAATCATAGTTCCTTAAACCGTGATATCTCTACTATTTTACATTTGCCAAACTCCCTTCCTAGTCTTAAACCTTTAGCTGCCCTTTCTACAGATGATCAACTGTGTGTTTATTCAGTCTCCTAAAGTTATTCAGGTTGACATGctggtcagagtgtgtctgttgaCTGGCATGTTAAATAAATGGTCTAAGTCCCTGTAATGGCTTCCATATTTTGTAGCATTCTGATCAAGCTATTCGACATGCTGCAAAAATTTAATTTAACCTAAAATTATTGGGCTCCATCACCCTGGAGGATTAGAGTGCCAAGACTTGAAATAAATATTCTTCCTAGTTTTATCCCCTATTTTAGGTGGTGTTTCCTAGCCAGGCCAATTCCTCAGGAGCCTCACTCAGCATTGTTCAATTTGAGCATCCCCAGGCTATTGAACTATAGGGGCATCGAAACTGAAGCAGATCCTGTCACTTGATTCAACACGTGTATTTTTTGCAGGAGTCCTTGGGTGACAATCAGCATCAGAACCAATTGTCAATTTCTCCCTCCCTATATCATAAACACTGGGTTCTATTGTAACACAATGAATATTATCCTGgataagatcagctaactcagcatataTTGGGCTTTATGGCCACTGGCAAAACATGCTGGGTCATGGGCAGATCTAAGGTGCCAAAACAGATCAAACGACCCACTCCTTAAAAGTATGGATTTTACTGCATTAGTGTTTCCAATCTAAATTGTCAATGGCATTAAGGATCTATAGCACCAAAATATCACTTTGCATTTGTTGATGGTGATgtcctgtgagtcagaaggttgtaggttcaaaccTCAATGCAGCAATTTGAGCACGTAATCTTTTCTAGGAATTACTGTTAGTGGCGCCGAATTTcaaatgagatgctaaaccaaggctccatctgtcctctcaagtggaaAATATTGTAAACTAGCGAAAGGATTCGCAGGCTAATTACCAGCAGTTGGGATGCTTATATGGTAGAAGGGTTTTATGGGCTCCTAAACCTGTGTTTAGGGTTGGGGGTACAGGTGGCACCCACCAGCCATGTGTATCCCACTGGTTGTCAGAGCCTGAGCACCAGTCTCCACCGGATTGTCTGGAGCAGGATTCGAACCTGCACATTTTGCCGCAGGGACTggaatgctatcactgagccaaaggCTTGCTCACTGCACATTACTGAAAAGACTTAACTGGATTATTTTCCTGTATCGTTTGTCTGGCTGGAGTACTTTCTTACACTAATCGGCGACTCAAAGGAAAATTTAAATTTTTATAAAATTGAACTTTTTTAAATAAGCAGCTTTGAGATTAAAAAAACTTCAATGAATTGCAGTCGAATTGGAAGTCTTGTATAGTTTAATGGTTCTCTGGTGCCTGCTTTTGTCCCTCTTCAGACTTGGTTCTACATATTGAaatataattccagatttatcaccaTTTTTTCTGTTCTTTCAGGCTGCAATCTTTTTACTTGCATTTTATTTCTTCAATATATTTTGCTATCCATTTGGGGTATTCTGCAATCTTCCTTTGGATTCACTATCCCGGAACAAGGAGaatatatttcccctctcacttcccTTTTCTTTCCTCCATAATCTGTTTTCCGTTCCAATTTGTGAACTTTGTTCTTTATAATAAACTTTAGTTGGGCAtcgtagaaatttacagcacaggaggaggccattcagcccaccatgtctgtgctggccgcaaaggagttatccagtctaatcccaccttccagctctttgtCTGTAATCCTGTAGGTTACACCACTTCAAGTGCATACCCATGtgctttttaaatgcgatgagggtttctgcctctactgcattttcagggagtgagttccagacccccaccaccctctgggtgaaaagaatttctcctcgattcccctctaatccttctatcaattactCTAAAtcttatgctccctggttattgacctctctgctaaaggatttagtccttcctatccactctatccaggcccctctaaattttatacacctcaattaaatctcccgtcagcctcctctgCTTCAAAGAAAGCAACCCTAGTCTatcaaacctttcctcataactataATTCTCCAGTGGGCGTGATATGACTGTGTATTTACAACCAATAGGACCAGCTTCACTAAAACAGCATCTTTATCTTTTCAATTTCTGTTCCCTTTTGACATATAACTCCTTTGTTCTATTTCTTTGCTTGAGGACTGAATTCTTCCTTTCATATTCTTTCGTCCGCTGTTTTGGGCTGTTTCATTGTGCACACTtaactagaaccatagaaaattacggcacagaaagaggccattcagcctgtcgtgcccTTGTCAACCGAAAACGCTAGCCGCAccacctaatcccaccttccagcacttggtccatagccttgcaggttacagcacttcaggtgcatgtccaggtaccttttaaaagaaatgagggtttctgcttccattcctggcagtgaattccagacacccaccaccctctgagtgaaaaaggctttcctcatgttccctctaatccttctaccaatcaccttaactctgtgccccccacacccagtaattgacctctctgccaagggAATCAggttttcctgtctactctatctagggccCTCATAACTTTGTGTACCTCAATTaagacacccctcagcctcctctgttccaaggaaaacaaccctagcctatccaatctttcctcttagccgaaactttcaagccctggcaacagggcggcacagtggcgcagtggttagcaccgcagcctcacagctccagcgacctgggttcaattccgggtactgcctgtgtggagtttgcaagttctccctgtgtctgcgtgggtttcctccgggtgctccggttttctcccacatgccaaagaattgcaggttgataggtaaattggccattagaaattgcccctagtataggtagatggtagggaaaatatagggacaggtggggatgtggtagaaatatgggattagtgtaggattagtataaatgggtggttgatggtcggcacagactcggtgggccgaagggcctgtttcagtgctgtatctctaaactaaactaaaaactaaacattcttgtaaatctcctctgtactctctccagagcagttatgtcctttctgtgatgtggtgaccagaactgtacacaatactccagctgtggcctaaccagtgttttatacagtttcagcattgcatccctgcttttgtattctatacctcagccaataaaggaaagcattccctagctgccttcaccactctatcaacctgtcctgccaccttcagggacctgtggacatgtattccaaggtgtctcacttcttctactcctctcaatatcgacccgtttattgtatattccctcgccttgtttgccctccccaattgcaatacctcacacttgtctggattgaattccatttgccacttttccgcccactcaaccaaaccattgacatctTTCTGgattctacagctatcctcttcactaataactacacggccaatttttgtgtcatcagcaaatttcccaatcatgcctcccacatttaagtccaaatcattaatatataccacaaacagcaagggacccaacactgaaccctggggaaggccgctggaaacagttttccattcgcaaaaacattcattgactactaccctttgtttcctgtccctgagccaattttggatccaacctgccacattcctctgtatcccatgggatttcattttactgatcagtctgccatgtgggaccttgttaaatgccttactaaaatcatgtaagccacatccactgcactaccctcatcaggccaccttgttacttcctcaaaaaactccaagttagtaagacatgaccttcccttaaccacTCTATGCTGAGTATCCCTGATTAattatctgatgaagggtcactgacctgaaacgttaactttgtttctctctccacagatgctgccagacctgctgagtatttccagcatttcttgtttgtgtttcagattcccagcatctgcagtattttgcttttattatccctgattaatccgtgcctttctaagtgacagtttatcctgtacctcagaattgattctaataatttatccaccaccgaggtcagactgactggcctataattatttggcctatcccttgcaccctacttaaacaatggtgcaacattcgcagacctccaatcgtctggtacctcgcctgtatctagtgaggatttgaagatgatcctcagcgcatctgctatttcctccctagcttcctttaataacctgggatgcaattcatccggccctggcaatttattcactttcaaagatgtctgATTTTCCCCCTCATTATGCTTTATAGTATCtactatttcacactcctctttaactgaaatatctgcatcaaccctttcctttgtgaagacggagacaaaAATCCCATTAAGAACCCTGTCCGCATCTTCTGCATCAACgcataaattcccttgtacatctctgataggccctaccctttcctttgttatcctcttgctcttaatgtactgataaaacatctttgggtttaccttgattttaccagccaataatttttcatgtcctctcttggcttttctaatttccttttttacttcacccctgcactttctatactcctcgaggctttctaaagtattaagttttctgtgatcgtcataagcttgctttcttctgctttatcttaccctgtaagcttctagataaccgggggctctagatttgacagtattaccttttatctttgtggggacatgcctacactgtgcctgtagtatctcgcttttgaatgcctcccactggtttgccactgattttccttcaagtagctgtatccagtccacttccaCCAGGTCACCTCTCCGTTCTATAAAatatgccttcccccaatttagaacttttacccttgttttatctttgtccttgtccatgattatgctaaaactaactgtattatggtcactttctccaaaatggtcacccactgtttcttcatccacttgcccagcttcattaccgaatactaaatctagaattgcaccccttctcgttgggcttgttacgtgctggctaaaaaagttctcttgaacacagttcaagaatcttgcgccctctgtgcccttcacactgtttgtatcccagttgatgttggagtagttgaaatccccaactattattgccctatagtttttgcactcagatttgccgccatatttgttcttctatctccctctcactatttatagtctgtagtacactcctagtagtgtggctgcccctttttttatttgagttccacccatatgccttcgtttgatgattcatttagcatatcatccctcgtcAAAGCTGTTATTTATTCCTTAACTAAATGccacccccctccttttttatccccctctctatcccacctgaaaactgtatccagggatgttgaactgccattcttgcccctctttaagccaagtttccattgtagcaatgatattgtgttgtcaTGTCTCTAtctatgccctcagctcattggctttatttgctatattccttgcatataaataaataccctttaacactgccaaattcctgtgctgcacactttttaacctttgcttcttctgtctttcagagtcgcacgctaattttctgcctcccattccctgccctgaaattctcCTATCTAAGACTGCGGTCAAGTTCCCAACTTCCTGCCAAATTTGtttaaccatccccaacagcaaaccttcctgcaaggatatttgtcccagtcctgttcaagtgtagaccatccagcttgttcaggtcccaccttccccagaactggtatcaatgccccagaaatcttgaagccctccctcctgcaccatctctccagccacgcattcatgtggtgtattttcctatttctatactcacaagCACATGgctttgggagtaatccggagatgactacctttgaggtcctgcttccgaatctccttcctaactccctaaactcagcctgcaggacctcatccctcctcttatattggtaccaatgtggaccatgacctctggctgtgcacccttgccctccagaatgccctgtagccacttggtgatatccatgacccttgccccagggaggcaacataccatcctggaatcacatctgtgaccacagaaatgcctatctgttcctctaacaatagaatcccctaccagtattgctctcttatcttttctcctccctccctccctccctacacagctgagccatccatggtgctctggtcatgactcttgctgcactctccagaggaaccctctctcccatcggtactcagaactgaatactggttagaaagtgggatgctctctggggactcctgtactacctgcctcgaccttcttgtctgtctggcagccacccagtccctctgcctgcactctcttaagctctggagtgaccacctcctgaaatgtgctatccacataattctctgcctcgcggatgcgccacagtgactccagctgccactcgagttctgaaacccggtgctcaagcttctgcagcaggTGACACTTCCCGCAGATGCGTTTGTCAAGGATACATGGtgcgtccacaacttcccacataccacaggaggcacgttccacttggctgagctgccctgccgtaCTTTAATTTTGCAAAAGAAATTGCTAatataataagtagaataacttgctAGTTATTTGCCAATCACCTACTTAACCTTCTCTCTTTAACTGAAGCTATTTTAGTCTGCACTACATTTTCCATTTTCTTACTTTCTATTCTTACCTGGCTTGCTTTGTATTTGGTCAGTACCCTTCCCTGTTGTTTTTGTTACATTAGGCTCCAGTTCTTTATACTCTCTGCTTGTTGCACTCTCCTCTGCAATCCAAACCTATTTCTTGGCTTTGCAGTGATATCCGCAGTCTGGTGCCTGAATCCCCTCTTTGCATTAGTCTGCTGAAGTCTGGACTCTTCAGGAACTCACCAGTCCCCATCTGTGCCTGGAATCCAGTAAGTATGTGAATAAAATACCTTTAGCGTCAGGTTTGGAGAAACAGATAAATGTTGCTCCTTTTTTTCTGTCTATAGGTTCCTTCAGTCTTGGAGCTCTCAACTGGGTTTAGTGGTAGCAACCTCACCTCGAGTCGTGGGTTCAAACTCCACCTCAGAGACCTGAgcgcacaatctaggctgacacttcagcgccGTACTGAaagagcactgcattgtcagaggtgtctttcaaatgagatgttaaaacttagttctgtctgccctcttaggtgtggAGATGATTCTTGATTTATCCCCACGGCTCCTGTTGGTTTCTTTTACAGGGCACAGCTCTTTCCCTGTAACATTGAGAAACTGCTGGGAAAAACTGTAAGTAATTGGGTTCTGGTCTTTCAATGCTAAATTCTGACAGCTAGGTGAGTGGGATTAAAAAATCTGTTATGGACAGTATGATCTACAGGTGTGATTAGTAGCAGAAGTCAGATTGCATTGAACAGATATGAGTCCGGTGTTCACGTGCTGTAACAGTTCCCCCTTGCTATGCCGGTGCCCCCTCCTCTTTAGTCTACACTGGTTTCTGTTTGCTATTAGAATGGATCagtccccttttacctccctctgtcTCGCCTGTGCCCAGAGCTGGCAGTACCAAACACTCTATCCAGGTGAGTAAAGAAAGGGGCAAAATTGGTATTTGGCTTCTGATGGTGCAGGTCATGGGCTGGGGCTCCTCCGTACAGTCCCCAAGGGATGATGTTGTGGAGGCTCCAGGGTAGGTCATATCCGATGTGATCCTCCACAGACATCCAGACACTGAGCAGCATGAAGGTCCAGGTGGTTAGTGGGTGACACTTAAACAAGCGCGGCGTGGTGCTGCTCCAAAATCCAACGGTCAGGAGCTCCCATCCGCCGAGATACTGGGTTGCACAAGAGAAAGGAGTCACGTAATCATGGTGGATGGCATGGACAGTCTTGTACAACCAACGATTTTTGTGGTGGAGCAGGTGCCAGAAGTAATACTGAAAATCGAACACCAGCAAACAGCTAATCACACCAGTAAGAAACTGGGCAATTGTCGGTGCCGTAGCTGGTAGAGGAACTAGCGGGCTCCATAACCAGTTGAGGACAACCGCAGGAAGGACATACACCAGGTGGTTGAAGACCGCCTGCCAGAGACACTGGCCCATCATCTGCACGCTGGGTCGACTCTTTTGGATCTTGTATTTATAGACAAACAGCAACCTCTCGCCAGCGAGGTCCATAAGTGTGAAGGGGATGCAGAAGACGAGGTAGCCAGAGAAAGCCAGAAGAACAGGGAATGCCGGAGATGACACTGTGGATTTGTGGTGCAGTCGAACATAATCCCAGAGCACCTGAAGGACAGTGTTGGAGTGACCAGCAGTAAAATTCATCCCTCTGCCTCCTGGAACCCGAGAGTGTTGTCGGAGCCAAGCACTTTACGCTGTCTCTACCCTTAATTAATGACAAGGTGACCTCAGTTCAGCTCCATCTCGCCGTTTTCATTTTGTTGCTTGAAGGCGATTTCCACCACGGTTTATATCATCTGAAGCGACCCATTGTTGACCTCACGCTTTAATCCACATGCAAAGTATTCGTTCTAAATGCAAAGCCTCCTAATTTGGTAGCAATGATTCAACAATCTCCCACTGGAGAGCTGGTAGATTCTTTATATGGAATGTGGTACAGAGCTGATCTCGGTGCCTAATGCTTAAAGTCTGCTTTATCCCTGTCGCCTGATCTCTTTATAAAGGGCAGTGCTTATCTTGGTTCTCAACCCGCAGTATTATTGTGGATGGTAAACCAGCTTTTGCTGACCTTCTGAGTCTAGTTCCTCCATTGGTGCCACCTTGAATGCATTGGTGGTGGCTAGAGCAGCATTTAGCTCAAATAAACATGGGTCACAACAAGTGGAAGCTGAGTCAGAGATGTTTGAGCTAATCAGCAACCATTCACTTGCTGGGTAGCAAAAGCTACCAAAagcattgcagggctatggagagaaggcagggacatggcactagataaattgctcttttagagagacagtgcagacatgacgggccaaatggccgtctcctgtgctgtaacaattctgtgattgtgtgaaAACCATCCTATCGATTCAGTCATTGGTTTGACGTTACTGCGTTTGGGGAAAATTATATCAACTAAATGTTCATGCTACTATCACTCTTGGGGATAGTACGGACAACTCAAATTAACATTAATGACATGAATTACACATTGCAAAAATGTTATCGTAACATTAGTTACTGTTAGAAATGCCTGCAACCAAtttcacccccactcccctgccccaccatCTCTCCCTTTCTAGGAATTCAATTTCACTTCAGTTCCAGAGTTTGAACTTTCACTTGCACTGAGACCAGTTAGCCAAgtgtctgttgtcaggaaattgctaggGTCTATAATTAAGAATAGGGTAACTGAACACCTTGAAGATTTTCCACTGATTAGAGAAAGTGAAGGGCAGGGCAAATTATTCACCTGGTTAGTAAATTGACtgtgcagcaggagacagagagtaggagtaatAGGCAGCTACTCAAAtcggcaggctgtgactcgtgTCACACAAcgatctgtgttggagcctcaacaATTCactattaatgatttagaagacAGGTTAGAAAGCCGCGCATCCAAAGATGACACAAAGCGAGCGGCATTCAGCATGTTAATGGACTGGATGATGGAAACTGACCATCAAGAGACCGAGATAGATGGCATTGTCAGTAGTGCaggtggaagcataaaattatagAGATATTagaagattaagtgaatgggcaaaactgtggcaaatgaattttGCAAAaataggcaagtgtgaggtcatccactttggaccaagGATAGCAGAGGGTACTTTCTGAATGGTGAAAAGCCAGCAGGAGTGAAGGTCTAGAGAGACTTGAAGGGTCCATGTacgtagatcattaaaatgtcatggacaggttttttaaaaatcaaaaaagGTTAatgggctttatatctagaggattagaatgCTTGAGAGTAGAAGTTATACTCCAAATATACAAACACTGGTTAAATCACATCCCTTagtctgtgaacagttctgggcaccacacctttggaagaatatattggccttcgagggagtgcagtgtagatttactggaaCAATATCTGGCGTtacgaatgctggactttgtaacatgattatgttttaaaaactgtgatttttaaaagtttatgatggagtcagagaagtcaggtgacctcacaacaactctgcttaaagacaagaccggaatcttggttaccagggcaACACAGATCAGACATTTTTTTTAGAAAAACAGACTGCAggtgtaacacctgaagaacaatgggtttcgcccaCCCCGACTTTTGGATCATAAGCAAGGAGTCAGTGaatctgaggatgcaaatgtgccAAGCAGCCGTTAACACCTGGAACCAATGAAAAGCTCAGGTGGCTCTACTGaaaccagacttgtggactttgcatattgggaaAGGACAATAGTCTATTGACttgtgattccagataaatttgacAGATTTTCTGACGGtaggcaggctgtaagaaaggagaccagcaattgcatcctcagagcaggctgtaagaaaggaagattaTCAGTGGTGGCAGCCttaagggagagagagcaggaaacgCCTGCTCTCGAAAGGCTGTGAGGACTTGAACCTGTTTGAAAGTTGAGATTTacagagaagtaaaagaccaacaggattaccaggaattgccttattcatggaCGTTCAGGTctgaagtgcttggagaagtgagcgaagaggacattgactttgagaaaggtctgggagattcaacccattgcaactgggaggagtttgggacttgcaGGTGCAAAGATTTTGCCATCGAAGAAGACTGAAATATCTAAGTGTGGTGTgacgttttcaagtgttttaataagtgaagaaaataacctttctttgtaatttgaggGTCTCAGCTACTTCCAAAatgctatttatttatttttaagtttaattgttataataaaaatctcaatgtgaaatcttgtcatgtaattctttaaattggtctggggagttcatatcttgtattttaatgttaacagtctcactgagtcctatcacctggactccaagggttaaattaagaggatAACATATACAAACTAGGGTGGTATTCAATGGAATTTAGAAGACCAAGaattgaattgatcaaagttttcaagatactaaggggaactgatggggtagatttcattgcagcagcttattcgggagcagagagtgcgagcgagtgatcagctgggaaggtcagtttcaaagtaaacttaatttccttttgttttcggcggagaccagggggctgctgggtaagtaaaaccctatatatttgggccgtttctg is a genomic window containing:
- the ch25hl1.1 gene encoding cholesterol 25-hydroxylase-like protein 1, member 1; the protein is MNFTAGHSNTVLQVLWDYVRLHHKSTVSSPAFPVLLAFSGYLVFCIPFTLMDLAGERLLFVYKYKIQKSRPSVQMMGQCLWQAVFNHLVYVLPAVVLNWLWSPLVPLPATAPTIAQFLTGVISCLLVFDFQYYFWHLLHHKNRWLYKTVHAIHHDYVTPFSCATQYLGGWELLTVGFWSSTTPRLFKCHPLTTWTFMLLSVWMSVEDHIGYDLPWSLHNIIPWGLYGGAPAHDLHHQKPNTNFAPFFTHLDRVFGTASSGHRRDRGR